From the genome of Procambarus clarkii isolate CNS0578487 chromosome 83, FALCON_Pclarkii_2.0, whole genome shotgun sequence, one region includes:
- the LOC123768856 gene encoding uncharacterized protein, which produces MAQQGEQMWPLAWTMLLMASVMTALEGKRSHPTRVPGSDHLVVQTEFPYAFWRASSRPSTPRVTTPHHTEAPSYPYFYGEAKDDPGNDPTTWQIMPIQIPNDLVSYSSQRTQLTTSQVPSYPTTPTPQYGRHPGVTDPPPLFHPERLYRARNESDNNRQPAGGSSTHQVHRYSNEESNVLRDSYSSYHAEYSKPPQKIGQTEKPEVSLPWHQSLSAAIDSHLSKLPALPKLPEWPLRGKQDKHKIQTDTLAEKSDTTSNDEHVVHKFYHIIPDVYTAYQETQTPGQNNIPNEPHREHSYSNNQFSVQNNPNYPNDHVLPTADNRNFTINQYSQSTNHNYQNGNSPFTEQIPSNNQPFSANRAGYEPHKHNSYTQDDRVESGQTDLTQSGPQATELYATDSEFDETWEQRRPNQNRPTRRHRRPGHPSPSYQGQQHKNIIKERPYTDQRWPSNDANHPLHELNSPIKSHLNLYRNRPQKPTRQRTNQASRPEFEQAFSSHAHPEQAFSSHAHPEQAFSSHAHPEQAFSSHAHPEQAFSSHAHPEQAFSSHAHPEQAFSSHAHPEQAFSSHAHPEPQVSRYPAHDMEEQHPRPAFLDPSIVDRLASLDPLSSTVVLPGGLLVVALALAVFYFNYVWYPTPVVTAKMVKVLLDAAPADIILVDQEKTIEDVYEVFRSLEATYAQDQNLWSPACKSRLVCQVHQELPDLWQVTQAYGTLVRSSLASNPEGDGDFNTYLQAAQQGTGDTTCSDHYPACAMPPVPVRASLQRLLGIVQDEYSDVVYS; this is translated from the exons ATGGCGCAGCAGGGAGAGCAAATGTGGCCTCTAGCGTGGACGATGCTGTTGATGGCGTCTGTGATGACAGCTCTGGAAGGCAAGAGAAGCCACCCCACCAGAGTACCCGGCTCCGACCACCTCGTAGTGCAGACCGAGTTTCCTTACGCGTTTTGGCGGGCTTCGTCTCGACCCTCCACGCCGAGggtcaccaccccacaccacacagaaGCTCCCAGTTATCCATATTTTTATGGCGAGGCGAAAGACGATCCAGGTAATGACCCAACTACCTGGCAGATTATGCCCATTCAAATACCTAACGATCTAGTGAGCTACTCCAGTCAGCGGACACAACTAACAACCAGTCAAGTGCCAAGCTACCCGACTACTCCCACGCCTCAATATGGCCGCCACCCTGGCGTAACTgaccctcctcctctcttccacCCGGAGAGGCTCTACCGCGCCAGGAATGAGAGTGACAATAACAGACAGCCTGCGGGGGGCTCTTCCACACACCAAGTTCATCGATATTCCAACGAAGAAAGTAACGTGCTGAGGGATTCCTACAGTAGTTACCACGCTGAATATTCTAAACCACCCCAGAAAATCGGTCAAACCGAGAAGCCCGAAGTCTCGTTACCATGGCATCAGAGTCTCTCTGCTGCCATAGACTCTCATTTGTCTAAGTTACCtgctttgcccaaactccccgagTGGCCCCTGAGAGGGAAGCAAGACAAACACAAAATACAGACAGATACCCTAGCGGAAAAATCTGACACTACGAGTAATGATGAACACGTTGTACACAAGTTCTATCATATAATTCCCGACGTGTACACGGCCTACCAGGAGACCCAGACGCCGGGGCAAAATAACATCCCTAACGAACCTCACCGCGAGCACAGCTACTCGAACAATCAGTTCTCTGTGCAGAACAACCCAAACTACCCTAACGATCATGTTCTCCCTACTGCAGATAATAGGAACTTCACTATCAATCAATATTCCCAAAGTACCAACCATAATTACCAAAATGGCAATTCACCGTTCACCGAGCAAATTCCTAGCAATAACCAGCCTTTTTCAGCAAACAGAGCTGGATATGAACCTCACAAACACAATAGTTACACCCAAGACGACCGTGTAGAAAGTGGACAGACAGATCTCACGCAAAGTGGGCCACAAGCCACCGAATTGTATGCCACAGACAGCGAGTTTGACGAGACATGGGAACAACGACGCCCGAACCAAAACCGTCCCACGAGACGCCATCGTCGGCCAGGTCATCCCAGCCCTTCGTATCAGGGCCAACAACACAAAAATATCATCAAAGAACGTCCCTATACGGATCAAAGATGGCCCTCAAATGATGCAAATCATCCACTGCATGAGCTGAACAGCCCAATAAAATCCCATCTAAATCTCTACCGAAATCGTCCACAAAAGCCGACACGTCAAAGGACGAACCAAGCCAGCAGACCAGAATTTGAACAAGCTTTCAGCAGTCATGCACACCCTGAACAAGCTTTCAGCAGCCATGCACACCCTGAACAAGCTTTCAGCAGTCATGCACACCCTGAACAAGCTTTCAGCAGCCATGCACACCCTGAACAAGCTTTCAGCAGCCATGCACACCCTGAACAAGCTTTCAGCAGTCATGCACACCCTGAACAAGCTTTCAGCAGTCATGCACACCCTGAACAAGCTTTCAGCAGTCATGCACACCCTGAACCTCAGGTCTCTCGCTATCCTGCTCACGACATGGAGGAACAGCATCCTCGGCCCGCGTTCCTCGACCCGTCGATCGTAGACAGGCTGGCGAGTCTTGATCCTCTGTCGTCGACGGTGGTGCTGCCGGGAGGGCTGCTGGTGGTCGCCCTGGCACTCGCGGTCTTCTACTTCAACTACGTGTGGTACCCGACGCCGGTAGTCACAGCCAAGATGGTCAAAGTGCTCTTAGATGCGGCTCCGGCAGATATTATCCTCGTTGACCAGGAGAAGACCATTGAGGAC GTGTACGAGGTGTTCCGGAGCCTGGAGGCGACCTACGCGCAGGACCAGAACCTCTGGTCACCAGCCTGTAAGAGCAGGTTGGTGTGTCAGGTTCATCAAGAGCTTCCCGACCTCTGGCAGGTCACACAGGCTTATGGTACTCTGGTCAG